A genomic stretch from Natronomonas gomsonensis includes:
- the trpC gene encoding indole-3-glycerol phosphate synthase codes for MNTSDELAPAVRSILEAAEARPGGEKRLSVDPRSLPAAVDEAGSDGRTPIIAEVKPTSPTTDGEREDDPVELAEAMVDGGAAALSVLTEPEHFGGSPETLRAVREAVDVPILRKDFIVREAQLDTVEADVVLLIVRFVDDLEGLLAAARERGFQALVEVHTEAELEEALDAGAELIGINNRDLGKLEVDLGTFERVAEAIPADDRESVTLIAESGVATREDVTRMRKAGADALLVGSAIMDGPVRENTERLTNV; via the coding sequence ATGAACACCAGCGACGAGTTGGCACCCGCCGTCCGGTCCATCCTTGAGGCGGCCGAGGCCCGTCCGGGGGGCGAGAAGCGACTCTCCGTCGACCCGCGGTCGCTGCCGGCGGCCGTCGACGAGGCGGGGTCCGACGGACGGACGCCGATAATCGCGGAGGTGAAGCCGACGAGTCCGACGACCGACGGCGAGCGCGAGGACGACCCCGTCGAGTTGGCCGAGGCGATGGTCGACGGCGGGGCGGCGGCGCTGTCGGTACTGACCGAACCCGAACACTTCGGCGGGTCCCCGGAGACGCTGCGGGCCGTCAGGGAAGCCGTCGACGTACCCATCCTCCGGAAGGACTTCATCGTCCGGGAGGCCCAACTCGACACCGTCGAAGCGGACGTGGTTCTCCTCATCGTCCGGTTCGTCGACGACCTCGAAGGACTGTTGGCCGCCGCCCGCGAGCGAGGGTTTCAGGCCCTCGTCGAGGTCCACACCGAAGCGGAACTCGAAGAAGCACTCGATGCGGGCGCGGAGTTAATCGGCATCAACAACCGCGATTTGGGGAAACTCGAAGTCGACTTGGGAACGTTCGAGCGCGTCGCCGAGGCGATTCCGGCAGACGACCGCGAGAGCGTCACCCTGATTGCGGAAAGCGGCGTAGCGACGCGAGAGGACGTGACACGAATGCGCAAAGCCGGCGCCGACGCGTTGCTCGTCGGGTCGGCCATCATGGACGGCCCCGTTCGGGAGAACACGGAGCGACTCACCAATGTCTGA
- a CDS encoding GMC family oxidoreductase N-terminal domain-containing protein: MVKDSYDVVIVGAGGDGPVAAWKLGAAGLDVLVLEAGPFYGNEQWPNPSESPGGELSDSVEDLSGDLLDEQFTTRELEMAQKLLFGPADHERGLWFRKFPGSGAALQASGVGGTTLIYTGNHPRAYPAAIDEQDHWPDAFSYDDLLPYYRELEDVLGVSPAPVTAKEEMFFRGAEAAGYDLIDEANVTETGYRPQPNAIASPDEKLRHDNDYEGNFRHPDDPDAVDPVEGHTLAAAEIAGNPHPRGAPYEEKAKKTSAIGFVPRALDTGNVSIRPNAFVTDILTDDSIGGDPEATGVEFRDTWNGGTETIAADTVVLAAGAIETPRLWLNSSLPRNEWVGKGMTLHFGDNVMGFFEESVLEDTVGKPSIDPQEGQNIAARFDYPGVGMLQTTGSGPGIAAILGFGASASGFTFSNDLSDAPWDTQGRLAGTELKRLLARYRQALPILVVTDDRPHKRNGITVTPGVEDEHGPIPQINYVPSEGDVKRRDELAEIATDILREAGADHVHRSDSPPTALHIHSTMAMGKVVDTGCEAYDVDRLFVADHSALANGLGGPNPTNTGQALAARTADTIVERYF; this comes from the coding sequence ATGGTGAAAGACAGCTACGACGTGGTCATCGTCGGCGCGGGCGGCGACGGCCCCGTCGCCGCGTGGAAACTCGGCGCGGCCGGACTCGACGTGCTCGTCCTCGAAGCCGGACCATTCTACGGCAACGAGCAGTGGCCCAACCCCTCCGAGAGCCCGGGCGGCGAACTCTCCGACAGCGTCGAGGACCTCTCGGGGGACCTGCTCGACGAGCAGTTCACGACCCGGGAGTTGGAGATGGCACAGAAACTCCTCTTCGGCCCCGCCGACCACGAGCGTGGACTGTGGTTCCGAAAGTTCCCGGGGTCGGGGGCGGCCCTGCAGGCCTCCGGCGTCGGCGGCACGACGCTCATCTACACCGGCAACCACCCACGCGCGTACCCCGCGGCTATCGACGAACAGGACCACTGGCCCGACGCCTTCTCCTACGACGACCTCCTGCCGTACTACCGGGAACTGGAGGACGTCCTCGGCGTCTCGCCGGCACCGGTCACCGCCAAAGAGGAGATGTTCTTCCGCGGCGCCGAGGCCGCCGGCTACGACCTCATCGACGAGGCGAATGTCACCGAAACGGGCTATCGACCACAGCCGAACGCTATCGCCTCACCCGACGAGAAACTCCGCCACGACAACGATTACGAGGGGAATTTCCGCCACCCCGACGACCCCGACGCGGTCGACCCCGTGGAGGGCCACACCCTCGCTGCTGCCGAAATCGCCGGTAATCCACACCCGCGCGGCGCCCCCTACGAGGAGAAAGCCAAGAAGACATCGGCCATCGGTTTCGTCCCTCGCGCACTCGACACCGGCAACGTCTCAATCCGACCGAACGCCTTCGTCACCGACATCCTCACCGACGACTCCATCGGCGGCGACCCCGAGGCGACCGGCGTCGAGTTCCGCGATACGTGGAACGGGGGCACCGAAACCATCGCCGCCGACACCGTCGTGTTGGCGGCCGGCGCCATCGAGACGCCGCGACTGTGGCTCAACTCCTCGCTGCCCCGAAACGAGTGGGTCGGCAAGGGAATGACGCTTCACTTCGGCGACAACGTGATGGGCTTCTTCGAGGAGTCGGTCCTCGAAGACACCGTCGGCAAGCCCTCCATCGACCCACAGGAGGGTCAGAACATCGCCGCCCGCTTCGATTACCCCGGCGTCGGGATGCTCCAGACGACTGGCTCCGGCCCCGGCATCGCCGCTATTCTCGGCTTCGGCGCCTCGGCCTCGGGCTTTACGTTCAGCAACGACCTCAGCGACGCGCCGTGGGACACACAGGGCCGACTCGCGGGGACCGAACTGAAGCGCCTGCTCGCACGCTACCGACAGGCGCTGCCCATCCTCGTCGTCACCGACGACCGCCCGCACAAGCGCAACGGCATCACCGTCACGCCCGGCGTCGAGGACGAACACGGTCCCATCCCCCAGATTAACTACGTCCCCAGCGAGGGTGACGTGAAACGCCGCGACGAACTCGCGGAAATCGCCACCGACATCCTCCGGGAGGCCGGCGCCGACCACGTCCACCGCTCGGATTCGCCGCCGACGGCGCTGCACATCCACTCGACGATGGCGATGGGGAAAGTCGTCGACACCGGCTGTGAGGCCTACGATGTCGACCGACTGTTCGTCGCCGACCACTCCGCACTCGCCAACGGCCTCGGCGGTCCCAACCCCACGAACACCGGTCAGGCGCTCGCGGCCCGGACGGCCGACACAATCGTCGAGCGGTACTTCTGA
- a CDS encoding CGCGG family putative rSAM-modified RiPP protein, whose protein sequence is MSTDHGHADPDPVTDHVHENSWSANLEKPEHAEDRAMLLEQAVEAVEHTADGYHVNLVTHGDHGHPSTYLFSALESAFGEDVEWEYVEQCGCGGHVTRVSIPE, encoded by the coding sequence ATGAGCACTGACCACGGCCACGCCGACCCCGACCCGGTAACCGACCACGTCCACGAGAACTCGTGGTCGGCGAACCTCGAAAAGCCCGAACACGCCGAGGACCGCGCGATGCTCCTCGAACAGGCCGTCGAGGCGGTCGAACACACCGCCGACGGCTATCACGTCAACCTCGTCACCCACGGCGACCACGGCCACCCCTCGACGTATCTGTTCTCGGCGCTGGAGAGCGCCTTCGGCGAGGACGTCGAGTGGGAGTACGTCGAACAGTGTGGCTGTGGTGGCCACGTCACGCGGGTCTCGATTCCCGAGTGA
- a CDS encoding MGMT family protein: MDTEADAGIYALESAYLDRCVQVGVASGRVLSVSFPDVPDEDAADDLPLLDRIRAYLEGAEDDFTDVDVALTMPTDQREVVEAVRGIPYGSQVTVSKLASLVSTLDSDDDGDIQLVRTALAENPAPLVIPDHRVRDGPSAAPPDVEQRLRSLEGL, encoded by the coding sequence ATGGACACCGAGGCGGATGCGGGAATCTACGCGCTCGAATCGGCGTATCTCGACCGCTGCGTACAGGTCGGCGTCGCCAGCGGTCGCGTACTCTCCGTCTCCTTTCCCGACGTTCCCGACGAGGACGCCGCGGACGATCTTCCGCTGCTCGACCGAATCCGGGCGTATCTGGAAGGAGCCGAGGACGACTTCACCGACGTGGACGTGGCGTTGACGATGCCGACCGACCAACGTGAGGTGGTGGAGGCGGTTCGCGGGATTCCGTACGGCAGTCAGGTGACGGTGTCGAAACTCGCGAGTCTGGTCTCGACGCTCGACTCCGACGACGACGGCGACATCCAACTCGTCCGGACGGCGCTCGCGGAGAACCCGGCGCCGCTGGTGATTCCCGACCACCGGGTCCGGGATGGCCCCAGCGCCGCCCCGCCCGATGTCGAACAGCGGCTCCGGTCGCTTGAGGGACTGTAG
- a CDS encoding MaoC family dehydratase has product MADDSRLVDADASDAEERRLVAGWQGRYYEDFAVGDVYKHPYGRTVTETDNVWLTNLTMNVNPMHFNEAYAAETEFGERLVDGTFVLALAVGMSVIDVSANATANLGYDRVRHHAPVFHGDTIFAESEVLKKRQSESRDHVGLVTTELRAYNADDELVLSLERTPMVLKREYAQPTAAQPTGWPEGVGTQPDDVEGREIGRRTREEKNGEE; this is encoded by the coding sequence ATGGCCGACGATTCACGACTTGTCGATGCCGACGCCTCGGACGCCGAGGAGCGCCGTCTCGTCGCCGGGTGGCAGGGTCGCTACTACGAGGACTTCGCCGTCGGCGACGTGTACAAACACCCCTACGGTCGGACCGTCACCGAGACAGATAACGTCTGGCTGACGAACCTCACGATGAACGTCAACCCGATGCACTTCAACGAGGCCTACGCCGCCGAGACGGAGTTCGGCGAGCGCCTCGTCGACGGCACGTTCGTCCTCGCCCTCGCCGTCGGGATGAGCGTCATCGACGTGAGCGCAAACGCCACTGCCAACCTCGGCTACGACCGCGTTCGACACCACGCCCCAGTCTTCCACGGCGACACCATCTTCGCCGAAAGCGAGGTGCTGAAGAAACGCCAATCCGAATCGCGAGACCACGTCGGTCTCGTCACCACCGAACTCCGGGCGTACAACGCCGACGACGAACTCGTGTTGTCCCTGGAGCGAACGCCGATGGTGTTGAAACGCGAGTACGCCCAGCCAACGGCGGCCCAACCGACCGGCTGGCCCGAGGGCGTCGGCACGCAACCGGATGACGTAGAGGGACGGGAGATCGGACGTCGCACCCGAGAGGAAAAGAACGGCGAGGAGTGA
- a CDS encoding AIR synthase family protein, producing the protein MDTGKVSRAFFRQRIAPRLGADRDDVALGPKHGVDFGVVSVGDHAVVTATDPVSILPELGFERAGRFAVGIVLSDVAVSGLDPTHLTVSFSLPPEMTDEQFGRVWDAIDSECRDLGVSIVSGHTARYEGCSFPWVGAATAMAIGDPEDIVRPDGARPGDDLLVTKGPAVEVTGLFATLFGDRIDLPEDTLETARQRLDETGTVRDARAAVGAGRVTAMHDATEGGLLGALHEMADSAGVRLTVDADSVPMRPGVEALSEAVSMDPWRASTAGTLLVAVDPADTDSVLSALEARGTPVGHVGSVKEGSGVVVDGEATDPPVGDSGWPVYERLLDE; encoded by the coding sequence ATGGATACGGGGAAGGTCTCGCGTGCGTTCTTCCGGCAGCGAATCGCGCCTCGGTTGGGCGCCGACCGCGACGACGTGGCGTTGGGACCGAAACACGGCGTCGACTTCGGCGTCGTTTCGGTCGGCGACCACGCCGTCGTGACGGCAACGGACCCGGTCTCGATACTGCCGGAGTTGGGTTTCGAGCGGGCCGGCCGATTCGCGGTCGGCATCGTCCTCTCGGACGTAGCCGTCTCGGGACTCGACCCGACGCATCTCACCGTTTCGTTTTCGCTGCCGCCGGAGATGACCGACGAGCAGTTCGGCCGTGTCTGGGACGCCATCGATTCGGAGTGTCGCGATTTGGGTGTCTCCATCGTCTCGGGACACACCGCCCGCTACGAGGGGTGTTCGTTCCCGTGGGTCGGCGCGGCGACGGCGATGGCCATCGGCGACCCCGAAGACATCGTCCGCCCGGACGGCGCCCGCCCCGGCGACGATTTGCTCGTGACGAAAGGCCCCGCAGTCGAAGTGACGGGGCTGTTCGCGACGCTGTTCGGCGACCGAATCGACCTGCCAGAGGACACCCTCGAAACGGCCCGACAGCGGCTCGACGAGACGGGGACGGTTCGTGACGCCCGCGCCGCCGTCGGCGCCGGCCGCGTCACCGCGATGCACGACGCCACCGAAGGGGGCCTCCTCGGCGCGCTCCACGAGATGGCCGACAGCGCCGGCGTCCGTTTGACCGTTGACGCCGATTCGGTGCCGATGCGTCCCGGCGTCGAGGCGCTGAGCGAAGCGGTGTCGATGGACCCCTGGCGGGCCTCGACGGCAGGGACGCTTCTCGTCGCCGTCGACCCCGCCGATACCGATTCAGTGCTGTCGGCGCTGGAAGCCCGCGGGACGCCCGTCGGCCACGTCGGGTCGGTTAAAGAGGGGTCCGGCGTCGTCGTCGACGGCGAGGCGACCGACCCGCCGGTGGGCGATTCGGGATGGCCGGTGTACGAGCGACTGCTCGACGAGTAG
- a CDS encoding response regulator — translation MPQDDGNESAADGLRPAAEPFRQDAAHVGSDDLEDISILFVDDERQLLSILASKLKEEIDDLEVVTASHATEALELLEQLDVDCVVSDYKMPGRDGLELLEAVRERSPGLPFILFTSQGSEDIATEAINADVTDYLQKNLGEEQLALLANRIENAVIQYRAQQEARDTYQHVRRIHDRISDAFLGLDSEWTITYVDEQGAGLLKGTTEELHGKDFWEVLPQATGTPFQTEFERALESGDSVDFEAHYDPFETWFEVRAFPAEDGLSVYFRDITDLKKQEAELETKNELLEAIATEIGPRLKAAGRGLESDADAVVEGCECDAPTDEVLEDAAEINAAIEEMERLFDEAGYE, via the coding sequence ATGCCACAGGATGACGGCAACGAATCGGCCGCCGATGGCCTCCGCCCGGCAGCCGAGCCCTTCCGGCAAGACGCCGCCCACGTCGGGTCCGACGACCTCGAGGACATCTCGATTCTGTTCGTCGACGACGAACGCCAGTTGCTGTCGATACTCGCCTCCAAACTCAAAGAGGAAATCGACGACCTCGAAGTCGTCACCGCCAGCCACGCCACCGAGGCGCTAGAGCTGCTCGAACAGCTCGATGTCGACTGCGTCGTCAGCGACTACAAGATGCCCGGCCGTGACGGCCTGGAGTTGCTCGAAGCGGTTCGGGAACGCTCCCCCGGTCTCCCCTTCATCCTCTTTACCTCACAGGGCTCGGAGGACATCGCCACCGAGGCCATCAACGCCGACGTGACCGACTACCTCCAGAAGAACCTCGGCGAGGAACAACTCGCCCTACTGGCGAACCGCATCGAGAACGCCGTCATCCAGTATCGGGCCCAACAGGAGGCTCGCGACACCTACCAGCACGTCCGCCGCATCCACGACCGCATCTCCGATGCCTTCCTCGGCCTCGATTCCGAGTGGACAATCACCTACGTCGACGAACAGGGTGCGGGGCTACTGAAGGGCACCACGGAGGAACTCCACGGCAAGGACTTCTGGGAGGTGCTGCCGCAGGCCACCGGCACCCCCTTCCAGACGGAGTTCGAACGCGCCCTCGAGTCGGGCGACTCCGTCGACTTCGAGGCCCACTACGACCCCTTCGAGACGTGGTTCGAGGTCCGGGCGTTCCCCGCCGAGGACGGCCTCTCGGTGTACTTCCGGGACATCACCGACCTCAAAAAGCAGGAGGCCGAACTCGAGACGAAAAACGAGCTTCTGGAGGCGATAGCGACCGAAATCGGCCCGCGACTAAAGGCGGCCGGCCGCGGCCTCGAAAGCGATGCCGACGCCGTCGTGGAAGGCTGTGAATGCGACGCACCGACCGACGAGGTACTCGAGGACGCCGCCGAAATCAACGCCGCAATCGAGGAGATGGAGCGACTGTTCGACGAAGCGGGCTACGAGTGA
- a CDS encoding CPBP family intramembrane glutamic endopeptidase: MTRWAAFAGVTLAVLFLLLVLARLSQSVVSAPYVTREERRWLDRLPDGADHLDSQSAPTPRKSPAESTLEPDREPSTVALLANVSVSQGFFALLLLGGAWLAAVPASALGVADDPLSTGLPALAVGVAAGVGLSLANALAGGLADRFDGDPSEELRELLSPETLAGWAVLLGGVLPIIAGFEELLFRAALVGAFSVGFGVSPWALVAFSSVAFAVGHGAQGTLGVVVTGLLGAALGALFVVTNSLLAVVVAHYLVNAVEFVVGEGLEWRPFR; the protein is encoded by the coding sequence GTGACGCGGTGGGCGGCCTTTGCGGGCGTCACGCTGGCCGTCCTCTTTCTGCTGCTCGTTCTCGCGCGACTCTCACAGTCGGTCGTCAGCGCCCCCTACGTCACCCGCGAGGAGCGACGCTGGCTCGACCGACTTCCCGATGGCGCCGACCACCTCGATTCGCAGTCGGCGCCCACACCGCGGAAATCGCCCGCGGAATCGACGCTGGAACCCGACCGAGAGCCGTCGACGGTGGCGCTTCTGGCGAACGTCTCGGTCTCACAGGGGTTTTTCGCCCTGTTGTTGCTCGGCGGCGCGTGGCTGGCGGCGGTGCCGGCCTCGGCGCTTGGCGTCGCCGACGACCCCCTCAGTACGGGCTTGCCGGCGCTTGCAGTCGGGGTCGCTGCAGGCGTCGGCCTCTCGCTTGCGAACGCACTCGCGGGCGGCCTCGCCGACCGCTTCGACGGCGACCCGAGCGAGGAGTTGCGCGAACTGTTGTCTCCCGAGACCCTCGCCGGATGGGCCGTCTTGCTCGGAGGCGTCCTCCCGATTATCGCCGGCTTCGAGGAGTTGCTCTTCCGGGCGGCACTGGTCGGCGCGTTCTCGGTCGGCTTCGGCGTCTCGCCGTGGGCGCTGGTCGCCTTCTCCTCTGTCGCTTTCGCCGTCGGTCACGGCGCACAGGGCACGTTGGGCGTCGTCGTCACCGGGCTGTTGGGCGCGGCGCTCGGGGCGCTGTTCGTCGTGACGAATAGCCTGCTCGCGGTCGTCGTCGCCCACTACCTCGTGAATGCGGTCGAGTTCGTCGTCGGGGAGGGACTGGAGTGGCGGCCGTTCAGGTGA
- the lonB gene encoding ATP-dependent protease LonB — protein sequence MSNEKDTDEASEPEERPPTDEERQGSEEPESMDRPAQPQDEASNQLDDDEELLDGSDLGSDVHVDAEVEIDESEEDNLLGGLQVESSDDIEVPDRLVDQVIGQDHARDIILKAAKQRRHVMMIGSPGTGKSMLAKAMSQLLPKEELQDVLVYHNPDDGNEPKVRTVPAGKGEQIVEAHKEEARKRNQMRSFLMWIIIAVVFGYAILIAEQLLLGIIAGGIIYLAFRYMGRGSDAMVPNLLVNNADQQVAPFEDATGAHAGALLGDVRHDPFQSGGMETPSHDRVEAGAIHKANKGVLFIDEMNTLDIRSQQKLMTAIQERAFSITGQSERSSGAMVQTEPVPTDFVMVAAGNLDAMENMHPALRSRIKGYGYEVYMDDTIEDSPEMRRKYARFVSQEVANDGRLPPFTAEAIEEVILEARRRAGRKGHLTLEFRNLGGLVRVAGDIARAENKDHTTRDDVLQAKARSRSIEQQLADDYIERRKDYELTVNQGDVVGRVNGLAVMGEDSGIVLPVMAEVTPSQGPGEVIATGQLKEMAQEAVQNVSAIIKKFSDEDISQKDVHIQFVQAGEGGVDGDSASITVATAVISALENVPVRQNMAMTGSLSVRGDVLPVGGVTHKIEAAAKAGLETVIIPKANEQDVMIEDEYKEQIEIIPVSHISEVLEVALEGEPEKDSLVDRLKNITGSALEQRSVGGSTGNPSPQ from the coding sequence ATGAGCAACGAAAAGGATACGGACGAGGCTTCCGAGCCCGAGGAACGACCGCCCACCGACGAGGAGCGGCAAGGCTCCGAGGAGCCGGAGTCGATGGACCGACCGGCCCAGCCGCAAGACGAGGCCAGCAACCAACTCGACGACGACGAAGAGCTTCTGGATGGCTCGGACCTCGGCAGCGACGTCCACGTCGACGCCGAAGTCGAAATCGACGAAAGCGAGGAGGACAACCTCCTCGGCGGACTGCAGGTCGAATCCAGCGACGACATCGAAGTGCCGGACCGACTCGTCGATCAGGTCATCGGACAGGACCACGCCCGCGACATCATCCTGAAGGCGGCCAAGCAGCGACGGCACGTCATGATGATCGGCTCCCCGGGGACCGGGAAGTCGATGCTCGCGAAGGCGATGAGCCAACTCCTCCCGAAGGAGGAACTGCAGGACGTTCTCGTCTATCACAACCCCGACGACGGCAACGAGCCGAAAGTGCGAACGGTGCCCGCGGGCAAGGGCGAACAGATAGTCGAGGCCCACAAGGAGGAAGCCCGCAAGCGCAACCAGATGCGGAGCTTCCTGATGTGGATTATCATCGCCGTGGTGTTCGGCTACGCCATCCTCATCGCCGAGCAACTCCTGCTCGGCATCATCGCCGGCGGTATCATCTACCTCGCGTTCCGCTACATGGGACGTGGCAGCGACGCGATGGTGCCGAACCTGCTTGTCAACAACGCCGACCAGCAGGTCGCGCCGTTCGAGGACGCCACCGGCGCCCACGCCGGCGCACTGCTCGGCGACGTTCGCCACGACCCCTTCCAGTCCGGCGGCATGGAGACGCCCAGCCACGACCGCGTCGAGGCGGGTGCCATCCACAAAGCCAACAAGGGCGTGCTGTTCATCGACGAGATGAACACCCTCGACATCCGCTCCCAGCAGAAACTGATGACCGCGATTCAGGAGCGGGCGTTCTCCATCACCGGACAGAGCGAACGCTCCTCGGGGGCGATGGTTCAGACCGAACCCGTCCCGACGGACTTCGTGATGGTCGCCGCCGGGAACCTCGACGCCATGGAGAACATGCACCCTGCGCTGCGGAGCCGTATCAAAGGGTACGGCTACGAGGTGTACATGGACGACACCATCGAGGACTCCCCGGAGATGCGCCGGAAGTACGCCCGGTTCGTCTCCCAGGAGGTCGCAAACGACGGTCGCCTGCCGCCGTTTACCGCCGAGGCAATCGAGGAGGTCATCCTCGAAGCCCGTCGCCGCGCCGGCCGGAAAGGGCACCTGACGCTCGAGTTCCGGAATCTCGGTGGGCTCGTCCGCGTCGCCGGTGACATCGCCCGGGCGGAGAACAAAGACCACACCACCCGCGACGACGTGTTGCAGGCGAAGGCACGCTCGCGGTCCATCGAACAGCAACTGGCCGACGACTACATCGAACGCCGGAAGGACTACGAGCTCACGGTCAACCAAGGCGACGTGGTCGGCCGCGTCAACGGCCTCGCGGTGATGGGCGAGGACAGCGGCATCGTCCTCCCCGTCATGGCCGAAGTGACGCCCAGTCAGGGTCCGGGAGAAGTCATCGCCACGGGGCAACTGAAGGAGATGGCACAGGAGGCCGTTCAGAACGTCTCCGCCATCATCAAGAAGTTCTCCGACGAGGACATCTCCCAGAAGGACGTTCACATCCAGTTCGTTCAGGCGGGCGAGGGTGGCGTCGACGGCGACTCCGCCTCGATTACCGTCGCTACGGCCGTCATCTCGGCGCTGGAGAACGTGCCGGTTCGACAGAACATGGCGATGACCGGGTCGCTGTCCGTCCGCGGCGACGTGCTGCCGGTCGGCGGTGTGACCCACAAAATCGAGGCTGCCGCGAAGGCCGGCCTCGAGACGGTCATCATCCCGAAGGCCAACGAGCAGGACGTGATGATTGAAGACGAGTACAAAGAGCAAATCGAAATCATCCCCGTCTCGCACATCTCGGAGGTCCTGGAGGTCGCCCTCGAGGGCGAACCCGAGAAGGACTCGCTCGTCGACCGCCTGAAGAACATCACCGGTTCGGCGCTCGAACAGCGCTCCGTCGGCGGTTCGACCGGCAACCCCAGCCCACAGTAA
- a CDS encoding nicotinamide-nucleotide adenylyltransferase: protein MTRGFYIGRFQPFHEGHHAMVERIGEEIDELVVGIGSADQSHTVRNPFTAGERIMMITKALVDMDVVTYAVPIEDLNRNSVWVSHVQSMSPRFDVAYSNNPLVCRLFEEAGIEVRQSPMYRREEFEGTEVRERIATGGDWESLVPDAVVEVLEEIDGVDRIQQITASDANGEGNPSE from the coding sequence ATGACGCGGGGGTTCTATATCGGCCGGTTCCAGCCGTTCCACGAGGGCCACCACGCGATGGTCGAGCGCATCGGCGAGGAAATCGACGAACTCGTCGTCGGCATCGGCAGCGCAGACCAGTCACATACGGTCCGCAATCCGTTCACCGCCGGCGAGCGCATCATGATGATAACGAAGGCGCTCGTCGACATGGATGTCGTCACCTACGCGGTGCCCATCGAGGACCTCAACCGCAACTCCGTGTGGGTGAGCCACGTCCAGTCGATGAGTCCGCGCTTCGACGTGGCTTACTCGAACAACCCACTCGTTTGTCGACTGTTCGAAGAGGCGGGCATCGAAGTCCGACAGTCACCGATGTACCGCCGCGAGGAGTTCGAGGGAACCGAAGTTCGGGAGCGCATCGCCACGGGCGGCGACTGGGAGTCGCTCGTCCCCGACGCCGTCGTCGAGGTACTCGAAGAAATCGACGGCGTCGACCGCATCCAGCAGATTACCGCAAGCGACGCCAACGGCGAGGGAAATCCCTCCGAATAG
- a CDS encoding SAM hydrolase/SAM-dependent halogenase family protein, translating to MITLASDFGTPYPAAMKGVILSECDTRLVDVGHDFPRQDVRASAFWLSEVLPEFPPAVHLVVVDPGVGTDRNALVVRAGDHALVGPDNGVLLPAARRLASGGDGDYDTDIDAYELEIENPRSSTFHGRDVFAPGAAAVHEAGIDRLPELDGVSPADDVVDLTFPDPDVGDDGASGEVLVVDDFGNVVTNVPGEVLDGRKRVTVDDIEVPVVRSYAHAGIGEAVATVGSHDNVEFAVNQGRGDETFGLSAGDSVRIEW from the coding sequence ATGATAACGCTCGCCTCCGACTTCGGGACGCCGTATCCGGCAGCGATGAAAGGGGTCATCCTCTCGGAGTGTGACACCCGCCTGGTCGATGTCGGCCACGACTTCCCCCGACAGGACGTTCGCGCGAGCGCCTTCTGGCTCTCGGAGGTCCTCCCGGAGTTCCCGCCTGCGGTCCACCTCGTCGTCGTCGACCCCGGTGTCGGCACCGACCGCAACGCGCTCGTCGTCCGCGCAGGCGACCACGCGCTGGTCGGCCCCGACAACGGCGTCCTGTTGCCCGCCGCCCGCCGACTCGCAAGCGGCGGCGACGGCGACTACGACACCGACATCGACGCCTACGAACTCGAAATCGAGAACCCGCGCAGTTCGACGTTCCACGGTCGGGACGTCTTCGCCCCCGGCGCCGCGGCGGTCCACGAGGCCGGCATCGACAGACTGCCGGAACTCGACGGCGTCTCGCCGGCCGACGACGTGGTCGACCTCACGTTCCCGGACCCCGATGTCGGTGACGACGGCGCGAGCGGTGAGGTACTCGTCGTCGACGACTTTGGCAACGTCGTCACGAACGTCCCTGGCGAAGTCCTCGACGGCCGCAAGCGAGTGACGGTCGACGACATCGAGGTTCCGGTCGTCCGGTCGTATGCCCACGCCGGAATCGGCGAGGCCGTCGCCACCGTCGGGAGTCACGACAACGTCGAGTTCGCCGTCAATCAGGGCCGCGGCGACGAGACCTTCGGGTTGTCGGCCGGCGACAGCGTCCGAATCGAGTGGTGA